A genomic window from Nicotiana sylvestris chromosome 11, ASM39365v2, whole genome shotgun sequence includes:
- the LOC104211736 gene encoding uncharacterized protein isoform X1, with translation MSTNPTIDSCTVETSDGVKLHTTFFKPNQYEEEEEEENSWVVILVHPYSILGGSQGLLRGIANGLSRKGYKAVTFDMRGVGRSTGKPSIFGFKEIKDVVAVCKWSLENLSVNKILLVGSSAGAPIAGSAVNQVEQIVGYVSIGYPFGLLASILFGQHHKNVLKSPKPKLFIMGTQDGFTSIKQLNNKLKCAAGRVEKHLIEVCRVSTFRLVLHGKHWALSQSRAFWLVF, from the exons ATGTCAACAAATCCAACTATAGATTCTTGTACAGTTGAAACTAGTGATGGGGTTAAACTTCATAccacattcttcaaaccaaaccaatatgaagaagaagaagaagaagaaaattcatGGGTTGTGATTTTGGTGCACCCATATTCGATATTAGGGGGTAGTCAAGGTCTATTAAGAGGAATAGCAAATGGGTTGTCAAGAAAAGGGTATAAAGCTGTGACCTTTGATATGAGAGGTGTTGGAAGATCAACTGGGAAACCTTCTATTTTTGGGTTTAAGGAAATTAAGGATGTGGTTGCTGTTTGTAAATGGTCACTTGAAAATCTGTCTGTCAATAAGATTTTGTTGGTAGGTTCTTCTGCAG GTGCACCAATAGCAGGATCTGCAGTAAATCAGGTCGAGCAGATTGTTGGTTATGTAAGTATTGGTTACCCTTTTGGTTTATTGGCCTCGATCCTCTTTGGTCAACATCACAAAAACGTATTAAAGTCGCCCAAACCAAAGCTCTTCATCATGGGCACACAAGACGGATTCACCAGCATTAAGCAGCTAAACAATAAGCTTAAATGTGCAGCAGGACGTGTCGAGAAACATCTTATTGAAG TGTGTAGGGTTTCCACTTTCCGCCTGGTGTTGCATGGGAAGCATTGGGCATTATCACAAAGTCGTGCTTTCTGGCTGGTCTTCTAA
- the LOC104211736 gene encoding uncharacterized protein isoform X2: protein MSTNPTIDSCTVETSDGVKLHTTFFKPNQYEEEEEEENSWVVILVHPYSILGGSQGLLRGIANGLSRKGYKAVTFDMRGVGRSTGKPSIFGFKEIKDVVAVCKWSLENLSVNKILLVGSSAGAPIAGSAVNQVEQIVGYVSIGYPFGLLASILFGQHHKNVLKSPKPKLFIMGTQDGFTSIKQLNNKLKCAAGRVEKHLIEGIGHFELEGPAYDSHMVNLIVEFIDSV from the exons ATGTCAACAAATCCAACTATAGATTCTTGTACAGTTGAAACTAGTGATGGGGTTAAACTTCATAccacattcttcaaaccaaaccaatatgaagaagaagaagaagaagaaaattcatGGGTTGTGATTTTGGTGCACCCATATTCGATATTAGGGGGTAGTCAAGGTCTATTAAGAGGAATAGCAAATGGGTTGTCAAGAAAAGGGTATAAAGCTGTGACCTTTGATATGAGAGGTGTTGGAAGATCAACTGGGAAACCTTCTATTTTTGGGTTTAAGGAAATTAAGGATGTGGTTGCTGTTTGTAAATGGTCACTTGAAAATCTGTCTGTCAATAAGATTTTGTTGGTAGGTTCTTCTGCAG GTGCACCAATAGCAGGATCTGCAGTAAATCAGGTCGAGCAGATTGTTGGTTATGTAAGTATTGGTTACCCTTTTGGTTTATTGGCCTCGATCCTCTTTGGTCAACATCACAAAAACGTATTAAAGTCGCCCAAACCAAAGCTCTTCATCATGGGCACACAAGACGGATTCACCAGCATTAAGCAGCTAAACAATAAGCTTAAATGTGCAGCAGGACGTGTCGAGAAACATCTTATTGAAGGTATTGGCCACTTTGAGTTGGAAGGGCCTGCCTATGATTCTCACATGGTAAATCTTATTGTAGAATTCATTGACAGTGTGTAG